A stretch of the Bacteroidota bacterium genome encodes the following:
- a CDS encoding rhodanese-like domain-containing protein, with translation MLIAVLFPACNAWKHSAVFSYEELRAKEFEQKLAATTDYILIDVRTPKEYEKGHIQNAVNISYFGSDFSAKVDALPKDKLIFMYCQTQHRSPLASKLMKKKGFTRIIDLSGGFMKWEKNKLPIIK, from the coding sequence ATGCTGATTGCAGTTTTGTTTCCGGCATGCAATGCGTGGAAGCACTCGGCAGTTTTCAGTTACGAGGAATTGCGCGCGAAGGAGTTTGAGCAAAAGCTCGCAGCAACTACCGATTATATTTTGATTGATGTGCGCACTCCGAAAGAATATGAGAAAGGGCATATTCAAAATGCGGTGAACATCAGTTATTTTGGTAGTGATTTTAGTGCAAAAGTAGACGCATTGCCAAAAGACAAATTGATTTTTATGTATTGTCAAACCCAGCATCGAAGTCCTTTGGCATCCAAACTGATGAAGAAAAAGGGATTTACCCGTATCATTGATTTATCGGGGGGATTTATGAAATGGGAAAAAAATAAATTACCGATTATAAAGTAA